TCATCATCAGGGCGCGGGGCTTGCTGGGCCGGGCGAGCAGGGCAGGGGCCAGTTCGCTGGCCCAGCTGGTCGCCTTGACCAGGGGGACCTGGCCCTTGCCGTAGGTTCGCGACCATAGCTTCAGGCAGAGGCCGAGCACCTCCTCGAAGCGCTCGGGCGACCACAGGCTTTCGGGACGGGACAGCTGGGCGTGCATCTGGGCCAGCAGCGGCAGGGCCGTGGGCTCGCGCAGGGCGTGGATGCCGGGGGCGGCGCCGAGCAGACGCGACAGCAGGGTCGAGCCGACGTGGCCGACATGGAAGATGAAGTCGCAGCGCTCGGGCAGGGCGGCGGTGTGCTCGGCGATCTCGTCGAGCCGCGCCCACAGGCCAGGGGTGTCGTCGCCCAGCACCCGATCATCGAGGAAGCTGGCCTCGAGATAGTGGCGGCTTGTCAGGCGGACGAGATAGGCCGCCTCATGCACGGGATCGAGGGAATGGAGCAGGATGTCGGGCGTGGCGGTGAGCTGGGGCCCGAGGCCGTGGAGGACGCGCGTCCCGCCAGAGTCAAATCCTGCATGCGGCATCCCGCCGCAGTACACCCTGTTCGGGTATTTGGGCATTACAAGTTGGAAACATTAAGCAAAATCAACGTTCGCCGAGGCGCCTCAGCGCCTGGCGTTCGTCGCCGGGCCGTTGTCTTCGGCCGCCAGGCGGCGGGCGGCCTCTTCGATCACACGTTTGCGTGGTCCGCCCAGATGCGGCCGCCGGGCCCGTTCCGTGGCGACGAGATAGGCCTCGTCGCCATGCAGATCGCGCATATAGGCGATCTCGAGGAGAACCTCGCGTTCGAAATCCGCCCGGTTTGTTTTCGGTTTGAACAGCACGGCGCCCCCTGACGCGTCTGAGTTATCCCCAGAATATGCTTATTTCAGCCCACGAAAAGGGGGTTCGGATATCAACGTGTTGGCAAGGGGCCGGCGCCTAGAGTGGCGTCATGTCCAGTTCCGCCGCATCCCGTCCTGCTTCCCCGCCCGTTGAACGCCGCCGCGCCCAGCGCCAGCGCGCCCTGTTGACCGGCAAGCTCGCCACCGACGGAGCCAGCATCACCATCGACTGTGTGATCCGGAACATCAGCACCGACGGGGCGCTGGTCGAAACCTCCTCGCCCCATCTGATCCCCAACGAGCTGCACCTGCTGCAGGTTCGCGAGGGGGTGGCCTGGGACGCCAAGGTGGTCTGGCGGCGCGGGACCAAGGTCGGGCTGGCGTTGCTCGAACGGCACGACCTGCGCGAAACCACGGAGCGGCAGCTGAAGGCCTTGCGTCAGGTGTGGAAGCACATGGCCGGGGCGGCGCCCAGGGACGAACAGGCCTGACGCCTTCGCTCAGGAAACAGTCGGCGGCGGGGTGGGGTCCGTGGCCGGGGCTGGAGCGGGCTCTGTCGGCAGATCGGGATCGGTCGCCGGCGGCGTGGGATCGTAGGCAGGCGCGGGACCGGGGGTCGGTTCGAAGTCGGGGCCGGGATCGGACATGGAATACCTCTCTTTGGAAAGGCAACCGGCGCCGAGGCCCGGCGGTTCCGCTAAATCTTCTCGCTGATCTTGATGGCCGCCCGGCAACCGGCGCGGATGACGGCCGACAGCAGAGGATAGCCCGGGGCCTCGCGCGCCCCTTCGCTGATCGCAACGTCCCGGTGGTGCAGTTCGTCGTCGCGGAACTTCGAGAGCTCGGCAGCCAGCGCGGGCTCGCGGGTCTCCAGTTCGGCGATCTGGCCGGCGTAATGCTGCTCGATGACCGTTTCGACCGCCTCGGTGCAGGCGTGGGCGGCCTTTTCGCCGAGCAGGGCGGTGCCGGCGCCCAGCGCGAACGCGGCCGCCCGCCAGACCGGCGACATCAGGGTCGGCCGCACGCCGCGCTCGGTCAGGATCTCATCGAAGCGGGAAAGGTGGACCTGTTCGTGGCCCTCCATCTCGGCCAGCTGGGCGGCGGTGCGGCCCATGCCCGGCGCGCGTTCCAGCACCGCCCGCTGGCCGCGGTAGATGTGGACGGCGGCCAGCTCGCCGGCCTGGTCGACCCG
The nucleotide sequence above comes from Caulobacter sp. NIBR1757. Encoded proteins:
- a CDS encoding PilZ domain-containing protein; protein product: MSSSAASRPASPPVERRRAQRQRALLTGKLATDGASITIDCVIRNISTDGALVETSSPHLIPNELHLLQVREGVAWDAKVVWRRGTKVGLALLERHDLRETTERQLKALRQVWKHMAGAAPRDEQA
- a CDS encoding demethoxyubiquinone hydroxylase family protein, yielding MSAKPIPARPGMGAQKARLAELLRVDQAGELAAVHIYRGQRAVLERAPGMGRTAAQLAEMEGHEQVHLSRFDEILTERGVRPTLMSPVWRAAAFALGAGTALLGEKAAHACTEAVETVIEQHYAGQIAELETREPALAAELSKFRDDELHHRDVAISEGAREAPGYPLLSAVIRAGCRAAIKISEKI